The nucleotide sequence CAAGCTTGTACTCCGTGCTAGCTGAAATCTATGATGTGGTACTGATTGAAGATACATTGGCTGATCTATTAAAAAGCCCAGCGATGAAGTCTGATACAGTTCATTTGAATAATGCGGGTTATCGAACGTTAGCCGAAGCCATTCATTTAACTTTGCTTGAGAGTGGTGCGTTATAATAGCAAATGGTATAACTATTACGGTTAAGGATTCGCTAGCCGTCAGTCTAAATTCATATTATGGTGTTATATGTTTATATACTTTAGCTGATTGAAATTAAACTCAGAGAGTTGTATTTCAATAAAATTAGAGTAGAAAAAGAGGTTTAGTCGTTAATTACGTGAAATGAACTTGACCCAGATAGGCGTTTTATGGGTAAATTCCAAGATAAGAATTAGCATCTTGAACAATAATAAATTAGGTTATATTTCCCATGACAGATCTTGAGCATCAAGTATTCACTCAAGTACGTGCGATCATCAGCAATGAAGAGCAAGTGATTGGTCGTCGAGGGATTTTGATCCCTCTTAAAAAAGCCATCATTGCAGATGGTGATATTCGAAATGTTATCGACATCGTATCTTCGGATCCAGCCTTAGCTGCACACATGTTATGGCGCAGTAATTGTGCGATGAGTGCTGATGCAAACCGTGCTAAAAACCGTTCGTTGAAAGATGCTTTGATTCGATTAGGTCAAATTAATATCTACCGCTATGCGTTCACTTTTTACCTCAAGGAACGTCTCGACGAACTGCCTCAACCCTATAAGAAATTAGTACAGGGGTATTGGGCCTTGACTGAGAGTATTGCGAGTAATTCTGTCGATAGCCTACATCAAATGCATGGGGTTGATATCAACCCAGATGAAGTGCAAAC is from Shewanella sp. MTB7 and encodes:
- a CDS encoding HDOD domain-containing protein, which translates into the protein MTDLEHQVFTQVRAIISNEEQVIGRRGILIPLKKAIIADGDIRNVIDIVSSDPALAAHMLWRSNCAMSADANRAKNRSLKDALIRLGQINIYRYAFTFYLKERLDELPQPYKKLVQGYWALTESIASNSVDSLHQMHGVDINPDEVQTLALFSVFGEIIALTAFAYLNAESEESFPLSIIKSLIDNQKQTLTIEAFDSLGLDEELQEEFMIAHNLRQTINPNSPGLVLRRVLSMRNQLLNPL